From Bacteroidota bacterium, the proteins below share one genomic window:
- a CDS encoding 2,3,4,5-tetrahydropyridine-2,6-dicarboxylate N-succinyltransferase produces the protein MKNRLEDTINKIWQDRSLVKEESANQAIIETLEMLDKGKLRIAEKINNEWKVNEWIKKAVVLYFVVQKMEVTEVGPFEFHDKIALKKNYKELGIRVVPHAIARYGAYISSGVVLLPSYVNIGAYVDSGTMVDTWATVGTCAQIGKNVHLSGGVGIGGVLEPMQATPVIIEDNCFIGSRSIVVEGVIVEKEAVLGANVVLTKSTKIIDVSGETPKEFSGRIPARSVVIPGSYKKSFPAGEYNVPCALIIGSRKQSTNMKTSLNEALRNFNVAV, from the coding sequence TAAAGAAGAATCGGCAAATCAAGCAATTATTGAAACTCTTGAAATGCTTGATAAAGGTAAATTAAGAATTGCTGAAAAAATTAACAATGAGTGGAAAGTCAATGAATGGATAAAAAAAGCTGTAGTTCTATATTTTGTAGTTCAAAAAATGGAAGTTACAGAAGTCGGGCCATTCGAGTTTCACGATAAAATTGCTTTAAAAAAGAATTATAAAGAGCTCGGGATAAGAGTTGTACCTCATGCCATTGCAAGATATGGAGCCTATATTTCAAGCGGCGTTGTATTGCTTCCTTCTTACGTAAATATCGGTGCATATGTCGATTCGGGAACAATGGTTGATACTTGGGCAACAGTTGGAACATGTGCTCAAATTGGGAAAAATGTACATTTGAGTGGCGGTGTTGGAATTGGAGGAGTTTTAGAACCAATGCAAGCTACACCTGTCATTATTGAAGATAATTGCTTCATTGGCTCGCGGTCAATCGTAGTCGAAGGTGTTATTGTTGAAAAAGAAGCAGTTCTGGGAGCAAATGTTGTGCTCACAAAATCGACAAAAATTATTGATGTAAGCGGAGAAACTCCTAAAGAATTTTCAGGTAGAATACCGGCGCGATCGGTTGTGATACCCGGATCTTACAAAAAATCTTTTCCTGCCGGCGAATATAATGTTCCATGTGCACTAATCATTGGTAGCAGAAAACAATCGACAAATATGAAAACTTCGCTTAATGAAGCTCTTAGAAATTTTAATGTTGCTGTTTAA